One window from the genome of Nicotiana tomentosiformis chromosome 5, ASM39032v3, whole genome shotgun sequence encodes:
- the LOC104111038 gene encoding uncharacterized protein, producing MNSMLSSWEDLDEIVHDIPHTEKLFIGGDFNGNIGATSGGYDDVHGYFGFGDRNREGTSLLGFARAFDLVIANSNFRRRWNTWSHSGAWWPGPRLTIFSAGGPIKVFARIASGDVSLMWTTTAQCIKEAAREILGVSKGCNGGRNGDWWWNGEVQRKVNTKKAAYLKLVESIDEEEKRSNRERYKLARKEAKLAVKTAAFIRLYE from the exons ATGAATTCAATGCTTAGTTCCTgggaggatttggatgagatAGTGCACGATATACCGCACACTGAGAAACTTTTTATTGGAGGAGATTTCAACGGCAACATTGGAGCAACGTCTGGGGGCTATGATGATGTACATGGTTATTTCGGTTTTGGAGATAGAAATAGAGAGGGAACTTCACTACTGGGTTTTGCTAGAGCgtttgatttggtgatagcaaactcAAATTTCCGAAGAAGGTGGAACACTTGGTCACATTCCGGAGCTTGGTGGCCAGGACCCAGATTGACTATCTTCTCTGCAGGAGGTCCGATAAAGGTCTTTGCAcggattgcaag tggggatgTGAGCCTGATGTGGACCACAACGGCGCAGTGCATTAAGGAAGCTGCCAGAGAGATCCTAGGGGTCTCGAAGGGTTGCAATGGTGGTCGCAacggagactggtggtggaatggagaggtccAAAGAAAAGTGAACACCAAGAAAGCAGCGTATCTGAAGCTAGTGGAAAGCATtgacgaggaggagaagaggtCGAACAGGGAGCGGTATAAGTTGGCTAGGAAGGAGGCAAAGTTAGCGGTTAAAACTGCAGCATTTATTCGTTTATATGAATAA